In Sporosarcina sp. PTS2304, a genomic segment contains:
- a CDS encoding cytochrome c biogenesis protein ResB, with the protein MSKITCQCGHENPYGTELCEQCGRPLSEKAKESDIVDMRYEGSSRRSQTYKSSIVDKIWNFFSSVKIGVGIIAAVLVASAIGTIFPQKFYVPATTDAEYAEYYERLYGVVGKIYYQLGFYDMYNSWWFKILIGMLATSIIIASIDRVVPLYKSLKKQRTRRHPSFMKRQRIYGEGTIVNSAESFAKAEQELKKMHYNVKTENGAILAEKHRFSRWGPYVNHTGLIIFFVGVLLRGIPGFYVDETMWIREGETRNIVGAPGYVLENKGFTLENYTKEEAEEVFGAALDKVGAIAKTYKTDVTLYKQKEDSLPGSDNLEKVEDYAIVVNKPLKFNGYNVFQMDYKLDELKTMTFNLVEKSSTESLGEFTVDLSNPEKEYDLGNGSTVDLLGFYPDYDGIKDGEPYSKSPIPNNPAFIFQMNTPDKPAGEKSFVAIRQTLEVEQNDYAIKFAGADTRNISGLTIRKDKTLYILLLGGLVFMIGVIQGMYWQHRRIWIQEDAEGHVLLAAHTNKNWFSLRKELDKLRESTALPAYIDRQDPELDKPEQEGDEEIWT; encoded by the coding sequence ATGAGCAAAATAACTTGCCAATGTGGTCATGAAAATCCTTATGGCACGGAGCTTTGCGAGCAGTGTGGACGTCCTTTGTCTGAAAAAGCAAAGGAGAGTGACATTGTTGACATGCGGTATGAAGGGTCTTCCAGAAGATCCCAAACATATAAAAGTTCGATAGTCGACAAAATATGGAACTTCTTTTCAAGTGTCAAAATCGGTGTCGGCATCATAGCTGCTGTATTAGTCGCTTCGGCAATTGGTACGATCTTTCCTCAGAAGTTTTACGTGCCCGCTACGACTGATGCGGAGTATGCAGAATATTATGAGCGTCTTTATGGCGTGGTAGGAAAGATTTATTATCAATTAGGTTTTTATGATATGTATAATAGCTGGTGGTTTAAAATATTGATCGGGATGCTTGCTACTTCAATAATTATCGCAAGTATCGACCGTGTCGTACCACTTTATAAATCACTGAAAAAACAACGAACACGCCGTCATCCTTCCTTTATGAAACGTCAACGGATTTATGGTGAAGGAACAATTGTGAATTCAGCGGAGAGTTTTGCGAAAGCAGAACAAGAGCTGAAAAAAATGCATTATAACGTGAAAACAGAAAACGGTGCTATTTTGGCAGAAAAACATCGTTTCTCCCGTTGGGGTCCTTACGTAAACCATACCGGGCTGATCATCTTCTTCGTAGGGGTATTATTACGTGGGATTCCTGGTTTCTACGTAGATGAAACGATGTGGATTCGAGAAGGAGAAACACGTAATATTGTTGGTGCACCAGGTTATGTACTTGAAAACAAAGGATTTACGCTTGAAAACTATACAAAAGAAGAAGCGGAAGAAGTTTTTGGTGCAGCTTTAGATAAAGTAGGAGCTATCGCCAAAACGTACAAAACGGATGTTACACTATACAAACAGAAAGAAGATTCGTTACCTGGTAGTGATAATCTTGAGAAAGTTGAAGATTACGCAATTGTTGTCAACAAGCCGTTGAAGTTCAATGGTTATAATGTGTTCCAGATGGATTATAAGTTGGATGAATTGAAAACGATGACGTTCAATTTGGTTGAAAAGTCATCGACCGAGTCATTAGGTGAATTTACTGTTGATTTAAGCAATCCGGAGAAAGAATATGATTTAGGAAACGGCTCGACTGTAGATTTGCTTGGATTCTATCCAGATTATGACGGTATAAAAGATGGAGAACCTTATTCTAAATCTCCAATTCCAAATAATCCAGCATTTATTTTCCAAATGAACACACCTGATAAACCGGCAGGCGAAAAGAGTTTCGTTGCAATTCGTCAGACGCTCGAGGTAGAGCAAAATGATTATGCGATCAAATTTGCCGGAGCTGATACACGAAATATTTCAGGTTTAACGATTCGTAAAGATAAAACATTGTATATTTTATTGTTAGGTGGACTCGTCTTTATGATTGGGGTCATTCAGGGGATGTACTGGCAACATCGTCGAATTTGGATTCAAGAAGATGCGGAAGGTCATGTACTACTCGCCGCTCACACGAATAAAAACTGGTTCTCTTTACGCAAAGAACTGGACAAACTACGAGAATCTACTGCTTTGCCTGCTTATATAGATCGTCAGGATCCTGAGTTGGACAAGCCAGAACAGGAAGGAGACGAAGAAATATGGACTTAG
- the ccsB gene encoding c-type cytochrome biogenesis protein CcsB: MDLVTISSNLLLVSFVSYLVATLFFGGAIKRSKSEKAYHNSKWGTIGLIITIIGFLTHVGYFATRWMASGHAPLSNMFEFTTAFGMMLVGAFILLYIMYRTPSLGLFALPIAIIIISYATMFPRDVTPLIPALQSKWLFIHVITTVIGESILAISAVAGLVFLVKNIDMTKKSKQRFWIEAVMFTLILVLGFVVTSTTFKVMGYEAEFTYIDKNQAPAEITYHVPPLFGMNEYEAMTPNAMTPWVEMPPIINAQKLTSLTWSVAVGAVLYLLIRLLVRKPIAAVFQPLARKANSQLMDEIGYRSVLIGFPVFTLGALIFAMIWAHEAWSRFWGWDPKEVWALITWLFYAAFLHLRLSRGWEGQKSAWLAVIGFVIIMFNLIAVNLIIAGLHSYA; this comes from the coding sequence ATGGACTTAGTTACTATAAGTAGTAACTTATTATTAGTATCATTTGTTTCGTATTTAGTCGCTACTCTATTTTTCGGGGGAGCAATTAAACGATCAAAATCAGAAAAAGCTTATCATAACAGTAAATGGGGTACGATCGGTCTAATCATTACGATCATCGGATTCCTAACACACGTTGGGTATTTTGCTACGCGCTGGATGGCTTCGGGTCATGCCCCGCTTAGTAATATGTTTGAATTCACAACTGCGTTCGGTATGATGCTAGTCGGTGCGTTCATCCTGTTGTATATTATGTATCGTACGCCTTCACTTGGACTATTCGCGTTACCGATTGCGATCATCATCATTTCTTATGCAACGATGTTCCCGCGCGACGTTACGCCTTTAATTCCTGCATTGCAAAGTAAATGGTTGTTCATCCACGTGATTACAACAGTAATCGGTGAATCCATTCTTGCGATTAGTGCGGTTGCTGGGTTGGTATTCTTAGTGAAGAATATTGACATGACGAAGAAGTCAAAGCAACGTTTCTGGATTGAAGCGGTGATGTTCACGTTAATTCTTGTTCTTGGATTTGTCGTCACTTCTACCACTTTTAAGGTAATGGGATATGAAGCGGAATTTACGTACATCGATAAAAACCAAGCGCCAGCGGAAATTACGTACCATGTACCGCCACTGTTTGGAATGAACGAATACGAAGCTATGACACCAAATGCGATGACGCCATGGGTGGAAATGCCGCCTATCATTAACGCGCAAAAGTTAACATCTCTTACTTGGTCTGTTGCAGTAGGTGCGGTATTGTACTTACTCATACGTTTACTCGTTCGTAAACCGATCGCCGCTGTGTTCCAACCTCTTGCGAGAAAAGCAAATTCGCAGCTGATGGATGAAATCGGCTATCGTTCCGTGTTGATTGGGTTTCCGGTATTCACTCTAGGAGCGTTAATATTTGCGATGATTTGGGCACATGAAGCATGGTCCAGGTTCTGGGGATGGGATCCAAAAGAAGTATGGGCTCTCATTACATGGCTGTTTTACGCAGCTTTCCTTCACTTACGTCTTTCTAGAGGTTGGGAAGGTCAGAAATCTGCTTGGCTGGCCGTTATAGGATTTGTAATCATTATGTTTAACTTAATCGCAGTTAACTTAATTATTGCGGGCTTACATTCATATGCGTAA
- a CDS encoding response regulator transcription factor: MEETVKLLVVDDEDRIRRLLNMYLSREGYEIDEAVDGAEALEKAFAEQYDCILLDVMMPEKDGLEVLAELRENKQMTPVILLTAKGEEADRVGGFESGADDYIVKPFSPREVVLRVKAMLRRSVSFPNVSSNSTSKDLVVFPQLTIDHDAHRVTAEGKEVNLTPKEYELLYFLAKSPDKVFDREQLLKEVWHYEFFGDLRTVDTHVKRLREKLSRVSERAAKMIVTVWGVGYKFEVPNE, translated from the coding sequence GTGGAAGAGACTGTGAAGCTATTAGTAGTGGATGATGAGGATCGGATTCGCCGATTACTGAATATGTATTTATCACGTGAAGGATATGAAATTGATGAGGCGGTTGATGGAGCAGAAGCGCTTGAAAAAGCATTCGCAGAGCAATACGATTGTATTTTGCTAGATGTCATGATGCCAGAAAAAGATGGATTGGAAGTGCTTGCGGAACTTCGTGAAAACAAGCAAATGACACCGGTTATTTTATTAACGGCTAAAGGTGAAGAGGCGGACCGTGTAGGTGGATTTGAAAGCGGTGCTGACGATTACATTGTAAAACCTTTCAGTCCGAGAGAAGTGGTATTACGCGTCAAAGCGATGCTCAGAAGATCTGTTTCATTCCCGAATGTGTCCTCTAACTCAACGTCAAAAGATTTAGTCGTATTCCCACAACTGACGATCGACCACGATGCGCATCGGGTGACGGCGGAAGGGAAAGAAGTAAATTTAACACCGAAAGAATATGAACTACTTTATTTCTTAGCGAAGTCTCCGGACAAAGTATTTGATCGGGAACAGTTGCTGAAAGAAGTATGGCATTACGAATTTTTCGGGGATTTGCGTACGGTAGATACACATGTTAAACGACTGCGTGAGAAACTAAGTCGTGTATCGGAACGGGCAGCAAAAATGATTGTGACGGTATGGGGTGTCGGCTATAAGTTCGAGGTTCCAAACGAATGA
- a CDS encoding ATP-binding protein: MIRIWNSIVGKLWATILLLVSFVLFIVTLLLLEFLDNFHTKQAEESLQREAATISKIVNDREGQSVNSIHVIIDDILDKETNAVVVDPQGIVLYSFHTANSKEEIEEKLLSERNLFKTPKIGQQIVKEMILPSLTENEVMEQYLILSYPYEAASGELASVLMYQSLDAVHRTTKSTTNIVFLSAFIAFILTTFFAFFLSTRITLPLRKMKQAAFELSKGNFDTHLPVAQKDEIGQLATAFNQMGRQLKYNIELIKQEKEQLSSILTSMTDAVITFNQDYSILLKNPQAELLLKKWYGYNEKKNHPLPKEVFHMLEHAISFSEQVEDELELGGQFYVISISPLYSENRIRGAVAVFRDMTEQHKLDKLRSDFIANVSHELRTPISMLQGYSEAIIDDVVSSEEERMEMVQIIHDESKRMSRLVTDLLNIARMESGHIQLHREPLSAVDFLNRMVTKFSQVAKDAEVDLSLQTTELPSLLVKADEDRLEQVFTNLIDNAIRHTPNGGSVTLGIYRSDGMLDLTVSDTGVGIPEKDLPFVFERFYKADKARTRGKGGTGLGLAIAKNIMEAHNGSILATSGEVTGTVFICSLPLDPSIN, translated from the coding sequence ATGATTAGAATATGGAATTCAATTGTCGGGAAGCTATGGGCCACCATATTGCTTCTCGTTTCCTTTGTATTGTTCATCGTGACATTGCTTCTGCTGGAGTTTCTAGATAATTTCCATACGAAACAAGCGGAAGAATCTTTGCAGAGAGAAGCTGCCACTATCAGCAAGATTGTAAATGATCGAGAAGGACAAAGTGTAAATTCCATACATGTAATTATAGACGATATTTTAGATAAAGAGACGAATGCTGTAGTCGTTGATCCACAAGGGATCGTTCTATATTCATTCCATACTGCAAATAGTAAAGAGGAAATTGAAGAAAAGTTACTCTCCGAACGTAATTTATTCAAAACACCGAAAATCGGTCAGCAGATCGTAAAGGAAATGATTTTACCGTCATTAACCGAAAATGAAGTAATGGAGCAATATTTAATTCTATCCTATCCGTATGAAGCAGCGTCGGGTGAATTGGCCAGTGTCTTAATGTATCAAAGTTTAGATGCTGTACACCGAACAACGAAAAGTACAACGAATATCGTATTCTTATCTGCATTTATAGCTTTTATATTAACTACATTTTTCGCCTTTTTCTTATCGACGCGTATTACGTTGCCTTTACGAAAAATGAAGCAAGCAGCGTTTGAGTTATCTAAAGGAAATTTTGATACGCATTTGCCGGTTGCACAAAAAGATGAGATTGGGCAGTTGGCAACAGCTTTCAATCAGATGGGTCGACAGCTTAAATATAATATTGAATTGATTAAACAAGAGAAAGAGCAATTATCAAGTATTTTAACGTCCATGACAGACGCGGTCATTACATTCAACCAGGATTACTCAATCTTATTAAAAAATCCGCAGGCGGAGTTGCTGTTAAAGAAGTGGTATGGCTATAACGAGAAAAAAAATCATCCGCTGCCAAAAGAAGTATTCCATATGCTTGAACACGCCATTTCCTTTTCTGAACAAGTGGAAGATGAATTGGAACTGGGCGGACAGTTTTATGTGATTTCAATTAGTCCGTTATATAGTGAAAATCGTATTCGGGGAGCAGTCGCTGTGTTCCGTGATATGACTGAACAACATAAGCTTGATAAATTGCGTTCGGATTTCATAGCAAACGTCTCTCATGAACTGCGCACGCCGATTTCAATGTTACAAGGCTATAGTGAAGCGATAATTGATGATGTCGTGAGCAGTGAAGAAGAACGTATGGAAATGGTGCAAATCATTCATGATGAATCCAAGCGAATGAGTCGTTTAGTAACTGATTTACTGAATATTGCCCGTATGGAATCCGGACACATTCAACTGCATCGTGAACCATTGTCTGCAGTAGACTTCCTCAATCGTATGGTTACGAAGTTTTCGCAAGTGGCAAAGGACGCAGAAGTCGATTTGTCATTACAAACTACTGAGTTGCCAAGTTTACTTGTCAAAGCAGACGAAGATCGTTTAGAGCAAGTGTTTACTAATTTAATTGATAATGCTATCCGTCATACTCCAAACGGCGGATCCGTTACGTTAGGCATTTATCGATCAGACGGTATGCTGGATCTAACGGTGTCAGATACTGGTGTCGGCATTCCTGAAAAAGACTTGCCGTTTGTCTTTGAGCGTTTTTATAAAGCAGATAAAGCGCGGACGAGAGGTAAAGGTGGAACCGGATTAGGTTTGGCGATTGCTAAGAATATAATGGAAGCTCATAATGGATCTATTCTTGCGACGAGTGGTGAAGTGACTGGTACAGTATTTATTTGTTCACTTCCGCTAGATCCATCGATAAACTGA
- a CDS encoding sigma-70 family RNA polymerase sigma factor, giving the protein MDDSVFLRLYEDYNRDVFNFLIYLTRNRDIAEDLMHEVYVRVLKSYGNFEGKSSEKTWLFAIAKNVSIDFFRKQATMKKHTNVHFDWETTELVATDHLPEHWVEMDEEKKVVLEALHSCTGDQKMVILMRFFQDLTIAETADALDWTESKVKTTQHRAIKALQAKVREGDGA; this is encoded by the coding sequence ATGGATGATTCCGTATTTCTACGATTATATGAAGACTATAACCGAGACGTATTCAATTTTTTGATCTATCTCACTCGTAATCGAGATATAGCAGAAGACTTAATGCATGAAGTTTATGTCCGCGTACTGAAGTCGTATGGAAATTTTGAAGGCAAGAGCTCAGAGAAAACATGGTTGTTTGCTATTGCGAAAAATGTCTCTATTGACTTTTTTCGCAAACAAGCAACTATGAAAAAACATACAAATGTGCATTTTGATTGGGAAACAACTGAACTAGTCGCAACAGATCACTTGCCGGAACATTGGGTGGAAATGGATGAAGAAAAAAAAGTAGTGTTAGAAGCACTGCATAGTTGTACGGGCGATCAGAAAATGGTTATTCTTATGCGATTCTTTCAAGACTTAACCATTGCAGAAACCGCAGACGCATTAGATTGGACAGAAAGTAAAGTGAAAACTACGCAACACCGTGCGATTAAAGCTCTACAAGCCAAAGTGAGAGAGGGGGATGGGGCATGA
- a CDS encoding GerMN domain-containing protein has protein sequence MTKKKWDEEKLNKTLRSMPTIEDRRSKEEILERLHNDSRLAEKQPEQRASKVKWMPIIAAVAAVLLLTILVPTFLNPNEHQTAMDRAVPKSESDSTAIQNRAVQESTESADTAMVEVNSTTHYAAYETTGQLPFHLGLATDQATIVPITFLVPKEQVLQDFQTAKPSAVELYNKYANEIDEESLGFEEYHPYDANISSKNNRVVMKFRDDHSYDLSSATLEMLNLSIQSTFYGMDEVEFLSEDGSPIELDQVGIVTEPISLYSATSHQAYFRFINNDTESFLSSSFGQSFDTIEEALHAMKRKPNDLYSSVVPEAVDFSVTVDQDVVRVKFTELLDLESMSTDDAMQLIEGILLTAASFDSQVLLDNIVQKQWNDFDFTQPLQKPIGPNPIQFTNN, from the coding sequence ATGACTAAGAAAAAGTGGGATGAAGAAAAACTAAATAAAACATTACGTTCGATGCCAACGATTGAGGATAGGCGTTCGAAGGAAGAAATCTTGGAACGGTTGCATAATGATTCAAGACTAGCTGAGAAACAGCCTGAACAAAGAGCTTCTAAAGTAAAATGGATGCCTATTATTGCAGCAGTGGCAGCAGTTCTTTTACTCACTATATTAGTGCCTACATTCCTCAACCCTAATGAGCATCAAACAGCAATGGATCGAGCAGTTCCTAAAAGCGAATCGGATTCTACTGCGATACAAAATCGTGCTGTACAAGAAAGTACAGAAAGTGCTGATACGGCCATGGTGGAAGTCAATTCAACAACTCATTATGCAGCTTATGAAACGACTGGACAACTACCTTTTCACTTAGGTCTCGCAACGGATCAAGCAACGATTGTTCCGATCACTTTTTTAGTTCCTAAAGAACAAGTATTGCAAGATTTTCAAACGGCTAAACCTAGTGCTGTAGAACTTTATAATAAGTATGCCAATGAAATCGATGAAGAATCACTAGGCTTTGAAGAGTACCATCCATATGATGCAAACATTTCATCTAAAAACAATCGAGTGGTGATGAAATTCCGTGATGATCACTCTTATGATTTATCTAGTGCTACACTTGAAATGTTGAATCTTTCTATACAGTCTACATTTTATGGTATGGATGAAGTCGAGTTTTTGTCGGAAGATGGTTCACCTATTGAATTAGATCAAGTGGGTATAGTAACGGAACCAATTTCTTTATATAGTGCTACGTCCCACCAAGCGTATTTCCGATTTATTAACAATGATACGGAATCATTTCTTTCGTCAAGCTTTGGTCAATCCTTCGACACAATTGAAGAAGCGTTACATGCGATGAAAAGAAAGCCAAATGATTTATATTCCAGTGTAGTACCTGAAGCTGTAGATTTTTCCGTGACAGTAGATCAGGATGTAGTACGTGTAAAGTTTACTGAACTGCTCGATCTTGAAAGTATGTCAACTGACGACGCTATGCAATTGATCGAAGGAATTTTACTGACAGCTGCGAGTTTTGACAGTCAAGTTCTATTGGACAATATTGTACAAAAGCAGTGGAATGATTTTGATTTTACACAACCGTTACAAAAGCCAATTGGACCTAATCCTATACAATTCACGAATAATTAA
- a CDS encoding ECF transporter S component → MNNKRLRKLILVAILGSISTVLMQFNFPIPAMPGFLKIDFSEIPAVMAIMTMGPVAGIGVELLKNIMHWFLSGSPTGVPVGEIANFVTGILFIMPIYWIFMKYRSAKGLVAGLIAGTTAMAVGMSLLNYLVFLPMYTYFLGMPPVTGNALYQMIILGILPFNLIKGVMLLAISLMLYKSMEKWIFQQQKKLLF, encoded by the coding sequence GTGAACAACAAGAGGTTACGTAAGCTGATTTTGGTGGCTATATTAGGAAGTATTTCTACAGTATTAATGCAATTCAATTTTCCAATTCCGGCTATGCCTGGATTTTTGAAAATTGATTTTAGTGAAATCCCAGCAGTCATGGCAATCATGACGATGGGTCCAGTGGCAGGTATCGGCGTTGAGTTATTAAAGAACATTATGCATTGGTTCTTATCTGGTAGCCCTACAGGGGTTCCGGTCGGAGAGATTGCTAACTTCGTGACAGGCATATTATTCATTATGCCAATCTACTGGATTTTTATGAAATACCGCTCGGCAAAAGGTTTAGTTGCAGGTTTAATCGCAGGCACGACAGCAATGGCTGTAGGCATGAGCTTGTTGAATTATCTTGTGTTCTTGCCAATGTACACATATTTCCTAGGAATGCCTCCAGTGACAGGTAATGCATTGTATCAAATGATTATTTTAGGAATCTTGCCATTTAACTTGATTAAAGGTGTCATGTTGCTGGCTATATCCTTAATGTTATATAAAAGTATGGAAAAGTGGATTTTCCAACAGCAGAAAAAGTTATTATTCTAA
- a CDS encoding acyltransferase family protein, which yields MNDLRSPEKRFRPEIEGVRTIATLLIAIYHIWLGRVSGGIDVFFIISGYLMTLSLLSRIERTGSVGFSNFILGLARRLFPQALFVIVVTGVLSLVFLPKVEWGEIVNHIAASTFYFENWRLAFDAVDYLALDNSASPFQHYWSLGVQGQFYILWPIILTTVYVIARKLLRTPVRKTLLVALVGVCAVSLTYSIYQTHHNQPWAYFDTFTRMWEFSIGGVFALVSPYLRVNERLRTVVGWIGLLIICLTGVLLPVSTVFPGYLAFVPISGVLLILTATEIPTSFGVDRLLHMKPLIYLGGLTYGIYLWHWPLLIFYRAHMNTTSVPIVDGLILLLITIVLSVFSTKLLEKPVLKMGRGHEKRQLIAVLSFMLLITCTSIITISVYIQKTSASMMNWDQTEKDYPGAKSIYYDIEPPEGLEPIPSALAIKTDLPKFYNDAECLGRDLTEVKKCSYGKVDNPAYVLALVGGSHSGHWFPALEILAEELDFRIDVYNHDGCRFTDEDPDGYLTENCVEWNANLIDELMKDPPDLVFTTATLNKHDKVLPGYINQWKYLEDITTIFAIRDNPRMKENIPLCLEKAKDPLDCAIDRIDGISDIIPWENTKGIPSNVIFEDLTDYFCDDTTCYPVIGNVIVYRDNNHLTAEYAKTLATPLKEPLQQAFRSIGN from the coding sequence ATGAACGATTTACGATCCCCCGAAAAAAGATTTCGACCTGAAATCGAAGGTGTACGAACCATCGCCACTTTGCTTATCGCGATCTACCACATATGGTTAGGAAGGGTATCAGGGGGAATTGATGTATTCTTCATCATTTCGGGCTATTTAATGACCTTGTCTCTTCTTTCAAGAATCGAAAGAACAGGATCTGTCGGATTTTCAAATTTCATCTTAGGACTTGCTAGAAGACTCTTTCCACAAGCATTATTTGTAATAGTAGTGACTGGTGTGTTGTCATTAGTTTTCCTACCGAAAGTTGAATGGGGAGAAATCGTCAATCATATTGCAGCGTCTACTTTTTATTTTGAAAACTGGCGCTTGGCATTTGACGCAGTAGATTATTTAGCTTTAGATAACTCGGCAAGTCCATTCCAACATTATTGGTCTTTAGGAGTTCAAGGGCAGTTTTACATACTTTGGCCAATCATACTTACGACTGTTTATGTTATAGCAAGAAAATTACTGAGAACGCCTGTACGTAAAACGTTGCTAGTCGCATTAGTAGGTGTCTGTGCAGTTTCATTAACGTATTCTATTTATCAAACGCATCATAATCAACCATGGGCATATTTCGATACATTCACACGGATGTGGGAATTCAGTATTGGCGGAGTTTTCGCTTTAGTATCACCTTACTTACGTGTAAACGAACGATTACGAACAGTCGTCGGTTGGATAGGACTATTGATCATTTGTTTGACAGGTGTCCTGTTGCCTGTATCTACTGTATTCCCAGGCTATTTAGCTTTCGTGCCTATTAGTGGTGTATTATTAATTTTAACGGCAACAGAGATTCCTACTTCATTTGGTGTGGATCGATTACTGCACATGAAACCTCTAATCTATTTAGGCGGACTCACTTACGGTATTTATTTATGGCATTGGCCATTACTAATTTTTTATAGAGCTCATATGAATACAACGTCTGTACCGATAGTGGATGGTCTTATACTGCTACTCATTACGATTGTATTGTCAGTTTTCTCTACTAAGTTACTTGAAAAACCTGTATTGAAGATGGGTAGAGGACACGAGAAAAGACAACTCATCGCTGTATTAAGTTTTATGCTGTTAATTACTTGTACATCCATCATTACGATTTCTGTTTATATTCAAAAGACATCAGCAAGTATGATGAATTGGGATCAAACTGAAAAAGACTACCCGGGGGCTAAGTCAATTTATTACGACATTGAACCACCTGAAGGTTTGGAACCGATTCCTTCTGCATTAGCTATTAAAACAGATTTACCGAAATTTTATAACGATGCGGAGTGTTTAGGGCGTGATCTTACCGAAGTGAAAAAATGCTCATACGGCAAAGTAGATAATCCCGCATACGTTCTCGCTCTAGTGGGAGGTTCTCATTCGGGTCATTGGTTTCCAGCATTAGAAATACTCGCAGAGGAATTGGATTTTAGAATCGATGTATACAATCATGACGGTTGTCGTTTCACCGATGAAGATCCAGACGGTTATTTGACAGAGAATTGCGTGGAGTGGAATGCAAATCTAATAGATGAGTTAATGAAAGATCCCCCTGATTTAGTATTCACTACCGCAACATTAAATAAGCACGATAAAGTATTGCCGGGTTATATAAACCAATGGAAATACCTTGAAGACATCACGACCATTTTCGCCATTCGTGATAATCCGCGAATGAAAGAGAACATTCCGCTTTGTCTCGAAAAAGCAAAGGATCCACTAGATTGCGCAATTGATCGCATAGACGGCATTTCAGATATAATACCTTGGGAAAACACGAAAGGTATCCCATCGAATGTCATTTTTGAAGACTTAACCGATTACTTTTGCGATGACACTACATGCTATCCAGTGATCGGTAACGTCATCGTCTATCGAGACAACAACCACTTAACCGCAGAGTACGCAAAAACATTAGCGACACCTTTAAAAGAGCCTTTACAACAGGCATTTAGAAGTATAGGCAACTAA
- a CDS encoding ferredoxin: MSKKYTIVDQDTCIACGACGAAAPDIYDYDDEGIAFVILDDNTGNTEVPEELMEDLEDAFDGCPTDSIKIADEAFEGDPLKYED; encoded by the coding sequence ATGTCTAAAAAGTATACGATTGTCGATCAAGATACATGTATAGCATGTGGGGCATGTGGCGCAGCTGCACCAGATATCTATGATTATGACGATGAGGGAATTGCGTTTGTTATTTTAGATGATAACACGGGAAACACTGAAGTTCCAGAAGAACTGATGGAGGATCTTGAAGACGCGTTTGATGGCTGTCCTACTGATTCAATTAAAATTGCGGATGAAGCCTTCGAAGGCGATCCATTAAAATATGAAGATTAA